Proteins from a single region of Phyllopteryx taeniolatus isolate TA_2022b chromosome 10, UOR_Ptae_1.2, whole genome shotgun sequence:
- the mid1ip1l gene encoding mid1-interacting protein 1-like encodes MQMSGERDSNKHSLINVMHRFIAAANNMDETIMVPSLLRDVPLEEERAAGRTEANNNNNDDDDDRDDDRRASEQQRDMYEHYLLLKSMKNDMEWGLLKREMSTGGFLEMAVKQEEPKAVSDSDSADLERQFHFHLRGLFGVLSKLTLQADHVTNRYKREIGGGNFIR; translated from the coding sequence ATGCAGATGAGCGGCGAGCGCGACAGCAACAAGCACTCCCTCATCAACGTCATGCACCGCTTCATCGCGGCGGCCAACAACATGGACGAGACCATCATGGTGCCGAGCCTGCTGCGGGACGTGCCGCTGGAGGAGGAGCGGGCGGCCGGCCGGACGgaagccaacaacaacaacaacgacgacgacgacgaccgcGACGACGACCGGCGCGCCAGCGAGCAGCAGCGGGACATGTACGAGCACTACCTGCTCCTCAAGTCCATGAAGAACGACATGGAGTGGGGTCTCCTCAAGCGGGAGATGAGCACCGGCGGCTTCCTGGAGATGGCCGTCAAGCAGGAGGAGCCCAAGGCCGTCAGCGACAGCGACAGCGCCGACCTGGAGCGACAGTTTCACTTCCACCTGCGCGGACTCTTTGGGGTTCTGTCCAAGCTCACCTTGCAGGCGGACCACGTCACCAACAGATACAAGCGAGAGATCGGAGGCGGAAACTTCATCAGATAG
- the tspan7 gene encoding tetraspanin-7, with amino-acid sequence MSPPSRRLQTKPVITCLKTFLISYSLIFWFTGMILLAVGVWGKVNLEAYITLLSDDTTNAPYVLIGTGAAIIVFGLFGCFATCRGSPWMLKLYAMFLAVVFLAELVAGISGFVFRHEIKAKLGSAYKNAVKSYNSTESGRSTVDAIQRTLHCCGVKNFTDWADTDYFKEQGIPASCCKVNTNCPPETLKDLDKARNEVYDTGCFSLVTNVMESNLGIIAGISFGIAFFQLIGIFLACCLSRYITNNQYEMV; translated from the exons ATGTCCCCGCCTTCACGACGGCTTCAGACGAAGCCGGTCATCACCTGCCTGAAGACTTTCCTCATCTCGTACAGCCTCATTTTCTGG TTCACGGGAATGATCCTGCTGGCGGTGGGCGTGTGGGGGAAGGTCAACCTGGAGGCGTACATCACGCTGCTGTCCGACGACACCACCAACGCGCCGTACGTCCTCATCGGCACCGGCGCCGCCATCATCGTCTTCGGGCTGTTCGGCTGCTTCGCCACGTGCCGCGGCAGCCCGTGGATGCTGAAACTG TACGCCATGTTCTTGGCCGTGGTCTTCCTGGCCGAGCTGGTGGCCGGAATATCGGGCTTCGTCTTCCGGCACGAG ATCAAGGCCAAGTTAGGCAGCGCGTACAAAAACGCAGTCAAGTCGTACAACAGCACGGAAAGCGGCAGAAGTACGGTGGATGCCATCCAACGGACC TTGCATTGCTGCGGCGTGAAAAACTTCACGGACTGGGCCGACACGGACTACTTCAAAGAGCAGGGCATCCCCGCCAGTTGCTGCAAAGTCAACACCAACTGCCCCCCCGAGACCCTCAAGGACCTGGACAAGGCTCGGAATGAAGTGTACGACACC ggaTGCTTCTCACTGGTGACCAACGTGATGGAGTCCAACCTGGGCATCATTGCCGGGATCTCTTTTGGAATCGCCTTCTTCCAG CTCATCGGGATATTCCTGGCCTGCTGCTTGTCTCGATACATAACCAACAACCAGTATGAGATGGTGTAA